The following are encoded together in the Candidatus Eisenbacteria bacterium genome:
- a CDS encoding Smr/MutS family protein has product AHADAIERNFRTLARLDAAQAVAAWARDQDALLPELTEERELRIRGGRHPILVERHRRGEMAAPAPLDLELDADTRMLLITGPNMGGKTVAMKTVGLLSLLAMTGLPVPAAPGTTLPWLDRVICDIGDEQSILADVSTFLSHLRRVTEALSLATPRSLVLLDELGSGTDPVEGASLGQAVLEALLERGALCVATTHHGMLKTFAHETGGVRNASMAFDETTLRPLFRLTVGVPGGSRAIQVAERFGMERGVLDRARELLPKGERDLNRLLEELGRLREEARTERETLERTKDALLARESELRAARERLESERAERKRAELSARRDLLRQLENQVDDYKKKLRADRKATPERLQEAREAVKELSAEIDRESVPEPEVPVGRPARDVAPGDRVHVPTLRAEAEVLTAPDADRRVRVRIGGATAVLPIAQLRIVEGAPSGAAGRARTPSGPPPVRTDVTEVAKGEIDVRGLEADDAIRAAERFLEDAIMAGLPTARIIHGKGKGILRERVKHWLSRSALVKEFRLGEIPEGGTGVTVVTLS; this is encoded by the coding sequence CATCCTCGTGGAGCGGCACCGCCGCGGCGAGATGGCCGCGCCCGCGCCGCTCGATCTCGAGCTCGACGCCGACACCCGCATGCTCCTCATCACGGGACCCAACATGGGAGGAAAGACCGTGGCCATGAAGACGGTCGGGCTCCTCTCGCTCCTCGCGATGACGGGTCTTCCGGTGCCGGCGGCGCCGGGGACGACGCTGCCGTGGCTCGATCGCGTGATCTGCGACATCGGCGACGAGCAGTCGATCCTCGCGGACGTGAGCACGTTTCTCTCGCACCTCCGGCGTGTGACCGAGGCGCTCTCGCTCGCCACGCCGAGGAGCCTCGTCCTCCTCGACGAGCTGGGGTCGGGGACCGATCCGGTGGAGGGGGCGTCGCTCGGACAGGCCGTGCTCGAGGCGCTGCTCGAGCGGGGCGCCCTCTGCGTCGCGACCACGCACCACGGCATGCTGAAGACCTTCGCTCACGAGACCGGCGGCGTGCGGAACGCGTCGATGGCGTTCGACGAGACGACGCTGCGTCCGCTCTTCCGCCTCACGGTCGGCGTCCCGGGCGGGAGCCGCGCGATCCAGGTCGCCGAGCGCTTCGGGATGGAGCGCGGCGTGCTCGATCGCGCGCGCGAGCTCCTCCCGAAGGGGGAGCGGGACCTGAACCGTCTCCTCGAGGAGCTGGGACGGCTTCGGGAGGAGGCGCGGACCGAGCGCGAGACCCTGGAGCGGACGAAGGATGCGCTCCTCGCGCGCGAGTCGGAGCTCCGCGCGGCGCGCGAACGCCTGGAGTCCGAGCGCGCGGAGCGGAAGCGCGCCGAGCTGTCCGCGCGGCGCGATCTCCTCCGCCAGCTCGAGAACCAGGTGGACGACTACAAGAAGAAGCTCCGCGCCGACCGGAAGGCGACGCCGGAGCGGCTCCAGGAAGCGCGGGAGGCCGTGAAGGAGCTCTCCGCCGAGATCGACCGGGAGTCGGTGCCCGAGCCCGAGGTCCCCGTGGGGCGGCCGGCCCGGGACGTCGCGCCCGGCGATCGCGTCCACGTTCCCACGCTGCGGGCCGAGGCCGAGGTGCTCACGGCGCCGGACGCGGACCGGCGCGTGCGCGTGCGCATCGGAGGCGCCACGGCGGTCCTTCCGATCGCGCAGCTTCGAATCGTGGAGGGCGCGCCCTCCGGCGCGGCGGGACGCGCGCGAACGCCGTCCGGTCCTCCGCCCGTGCGCACGGACGTCACCGAGGTCGCCAAGGGGGAGATCGACGTGCGGGGGCTCGAGGCGGACGACGCGATTCGCGCGGCCGAGCGCTTCCTCGAGGACGCGATCATGGCGGGCCTGCCGACGGCGCGCATCATCCACGGGAAGGGGAAGGGGATCCTCCGCGAACGCGTGAAGCACTGGCTCTCCCGGAGCGCGCTCGTGAAGGAGTTCCGTCTCGGCGAGATCCCGGAGGGAGGCACGGGGGTCACCGTGGTGACGCTTTCCTAA